One Telluria mixta DNA window includes the following coding sequences:
- a CDS encoding UbiA family prenyltransferase, whose translation MSSPVFLQDIQLNTAPLIVDLDGTLIHTDMLHESALRVSRDRPLDVLRIPLWLLQGKAVLKSELASRSSFDASLLPYNESLLAWLKEERAAGRRIVLCTASDRSIAQAVADHLGVFDDVLASDGAVNLAGDNKADALAQHYGHGNFDYVGNSSADLKVWRRARKAIVVNGARGLAQKAAALCNVEREFPPQPRGFAAWRKVLRVHQWMKNLLLFVPLMAAHRIADIDGWLTLVLAFVSFSLCASTVYIANDLLDLESDRAHPRKRLRPFASGAVPAWQGVVLAPVLLAVSLALGAFVGGTFLPWLLFYFVLTCVYSWGLKRVILLDCITLAMLYTLRITAGAAALSMPLSFWLLAFSVFLFLSLAFVKRYAELKSQALSGKQKVHGRGYYTSDEPLVLNLGVTAGYASAVVLALYLNSEVVLELYERPEAVWGAVPVLIFWISWIWMQAHRGHMHDDPVVFAVKDRASQLAGLAFGAALVVGALGWPW comes from the coding sequence ATGAGCTCGCCAGTCTTCCTGCAGGACATTCAATTGAACACGGCCCCTTTGATCGTCGACCTGGACGGTACGCTGATCCATACCGACATGCTGCACGAGTCCGCGCTGCGGGTCTCGCGCGACCGTCCGCTGGACGTGTTGCGCATCCCGCTGTGGCTTCTGCAAGGCAAGGCCGTCCTCAAGAGTGAGCTGGCCAGCCGCAGCAGCTTCGACGCGTCGCTGCTGCCGTATAACGAATCGCTGCTGGCCTGGCTCAAGGAAGAGCGCGCGGCCGGCCGCCGCATCGTGCTGTGCACGGCGTCCGACCGCTCGATCGCGCAAGCGGTGGCGGACCACCTGGGCGTATTCGACGACGTGCTGGCCAGCGACGGTGCCGTCAACCTGGCCGGCGACAACAAGGCGGACGCGCTGGCACAGCACTACGGCCACGGCAACTTCGACTACGTTGGCAATTCCAGCGCCGACCTGAAGGTGTGGCGCCGCGCGCGCAAGGCGATCGTCGTCAACGGCGCCCGCGGGCTCGCGCAAAAGGCGGCGGCGCTGTGCAACGTCGAGCGCGAATTCCCGCCGCAGCCGCGCGGCTTTGCGGCCTGGCGCAAGGTCCTGCGCGTGCACCAGTGGATGAAGAACCTGCTGCTGTTCGTGCCGCTGATGGCCGCGCACCGTATCGCCGACATCGACGGCTGGCTGACCCTCGTACTGGCCTTCGTCTCGTTCAGCCTGTGCGCGTCGACCGTCTACATCGCCAACGATCTGCTGGACCTGGAGAGCGACCGCGCCCACCCGCGCAAGCGCCTGCGCCCGTTCGCCTCCGGCGCCGTGCCGGCCTGGCAGGGCGTCGTGCTCGCGCCCGTGCTGCTTGCCGTCAGTCTCGCGCTCGGGGCCTTCGTCGGCGGTACGTTCCTGCCCTGGCTCCTGTTCTATTTCGTGCTCACGTGCGTGTACTCGTGGGGTTTGAAACGCGTGATCCTCCTGGACTGCATCACGCTCGCCATGCTGTACACCTTGCGCATCACGGCCGGCGCGGCCGCGCTGTCGATGCCGCTGTCGTTCTGGCTGCTGGCGTTTTCCGTGTTCCTGTTCCTCTCGCTGGCGTTCGTGAAGCGCTATGCCGAGCTGAAATCGCAGGCGCTGTCCGGCAAGCAGAAGGTGCATGGCCGCGGTTATTACACGAGCGACGAGCCGCTCGTGCTGAACCTCGGCGTCACGGCCGGCTACGCATCCGCCGTCGTGCTGGCGCTGTACCTGAACAGCGAAGTCGTGCTCGAACTGTACGAACGTCCGGAAGCCGTGTGGGGCGCCGTGCCCGTGCTGATCTTCTGGATCAGCTGGATCTGGATGCAGGCGCACCGCGGCCACATGCACGACGACCCCGTGGTGTTCGCCGTGAAGGACCGCGCCAGCCAGCTGGCCGGACTCGCATTCGGCGCCGCGCTCGTCGTCGGCGCCCTCGGGTGGCCATGGTAA
- a CDS encoding VOC family protein, producing the protein MFSHVFIGVRDFDRALAFYGPLLAALGLEARFCDRSRPWAGWQNPGQPRPLFLIGAPYDGQPHATGNGQMTALLARDRAAVDAAYDIALAHGGSGDGAPGLRPHYHEHYYGAYVRDPDGNKLCVVCHDPA; encoded by the coding sequence ATGTTTTCCCATGTCTTCATCGGCGTCCGCGATTTCGACCGGGCGCTCGCGTTCTATGGGCCGCTGCTGGCGGCGCTGGGCCTGGAAGCGCGCTTTTGCGACCGGTCGCGTCCGTGGGCCGGCTGGCAAAACCCCGGTCAGCCGCGGCCCCTGTTCCTCATCGGCGCCCCGTACGATGGCCAGCCGCACGCAACCGGCAACGGCCAGATGACGGCCCTGCTCGCCCGCGACCGCGCGGCCGTCGATGCGGCTTACGACATCGCGCTGGCGCACGGCGGCAGCGGCGACGGCGCGCCGGGCCTGCGTCCCCACTACCACGAGCATTACTACGGCGCGTACGTGCGCGACCCGGACGGCAACAAGTTGTGCGTGGTGTGCCACGATCCGGCCTGA
- a CDS encoding NAD-dependent epimerase/dehydratase family protein, producing the protein MTDLNRKIILPGGAGLVGQNLIARLKARGYRNIVVLDKHRANLDVLREVQPDITVEYADLAEPGEWSRHFTDGSTVVMLQAQIGGNDWNDFVRNNVDATRLQLDIIKGQPNTRLVAISSSVVVSVADDFYTRSKREQEAMVLASGIPCPILRPTLMFGWFDRKHLGWLSRFMSKVPVFPIPGHGRYMRQPLYVGDFCNVIIGCIEDPSITGVYNISGHEEVDYIDIIREIKRVTRAKTPIVKIPYSLFYALLWVWGKFDSNPPFTTQQLAALVARDSFEVIDWPGMFKVQSTPFAKAIDETFNDPKYSNVVLEF; encoded by the coding sequence ATGACTGATTTGAACCGCAAGATCATCCTGCCCGGCGGCGCCGGGCTGGTCGGACAAAACCTTATCGCGCGCCTGAAAGCGCGCGGCTACCGCAACATCGTCGTGCTGGACAAGCACCGCGCCAACCTCGACGTGCTCCGTGAAGTCCAGCCCGACATCACCGTCGAATACGCGGATCTCGCCGAGCCGGGCGAGTGGTCGCGCCACTTCACGGACGGTTCCACCGTCGTCATGCTGCAGGCGCAGATCGGCGGCAACGACTGGAACGACTTCGTGCGTAACAACGTCGACGCGACGCGCCTCCAGCTCGACATCATCAAGGGCCAGCCGAACACGCGCCTCGTCGCGATCAGCTCCTCGGTCGTCGTGTCCGTCGCCGACGATTTCTACACGCGTTCGAAGCGCGAGCAGGAAGCGATGGTGCTGGCGAGCGGCATCCCGTGCCCGATTTTGCGTCCGACCCTGATGTTCGGCTGGTTCGACCGCAAGCACCTGGGCTGGCTGTCGCGCTTCATGAGCAAGGTGCCCGTGTTCCCGATCCCGGGCCACGGCCGCTACATGCGCCAGCCCTTGTACGTGGGCGACTTCTGCAACGTCATCATCGGCTGCATCGAGGATCCGTCCATCACAGGCGTCTACAACATCTCGGGCCACGAGGAAGTCGACTACATCGACATCATCCGCGAGATCAAGCGCGTGACCCGTGCGAAGACGCCGATCGTCAAAATCCCGTACAGCCTGTTCTACGCGCTGCTCTGGGTGTGGGGCAAGTTCGACAGCAACCCGCCGTTCACGACGCAGCAGCTGGCGGCGCTCGTCGCGCGCGACAGCTTCGAGGTGATCGACTGGCCCGGCATGTTCAAGGTGCAGAGCACCCCGTTCGCGAAGGCCATCGACGAGACCTTCAACGATCCCAAATACAGCAACGTCGTCCTGGAGTTCTGA
- the rplU gene encoding 50S ribosomal protein L21 produces MYAVIKTGGKQYKVVAGEKLKVEQIPADIGSELTIDQVLAVGEGESIKFGAPLVEGASVRVTVVSHGRHDKVRIFKMRRRKHYQKRQGHRQNYTEIQVVAING; encoded by the coding sequence ATGTACGCGGTCATAAAAACCGGTGGCAAGCAATACAAAGTTGTCGCTGGCGAAAAACTCAAAGTAGAACAGATACCGGCAGACATTGGTTCCGAACTCACTATCGATCAGGTTCTCGCCGTCGGCGAGGGCGAGAGCATCAAGTTTGGTGCTCCGCTGGTGGAAGGTGCTTCGGTTCGCGTGACTGTTGTTTCGCATGGTCGTCACGACAAAGTGCGCATTTTCAAAATGCGTCGTCGTAAGCACTACCAGAAGCGTCAAGGCCATCGCCAGAACTACACCGAAATCCAAGTGGTTGCGATCAACGGCTAA
- a CDS encoding FAD-binding oxidoreductase: MVKVSSWGRLDSHEHDLVPLSDRDQAVRAVAGSRGLAQGNARSYGDVCLNPDGRLWRMTGLDRFIAFDPATGRLRCEAGVLLRNIQRMSIARGWLLPVTPGTQMITVGGAIANDVHGKNHHVLGSFGDHVLGLRLARTDGRVIDCGPDIEPGWFAATVGGMGLTGVIVEAELQLRRVSGPWLVTDTVPYRNLDEFFALADSSEAGWEQTVSWVDCLSGIGRGLFFRANLAGIPDREAQSGRKPKRVPFVPPVSLVNGLSLRAFNETYYRANVLKAGYAIAHFEKYTYPLDNLHDWNRMYGPRGFYQYQSVVPREAGRVAIQAMLETIKASGQGSFLAVLKTFGDRASRGMMSFPRPGVTLALDFPNRGERTNALFDRLDAIVRDAGGRIYAAKDARMPRDLFESGYPRLAEFLQYRDPGISSSMSRRLIGS; the protein is encoded by the coding sequence ATGGTAAAAGTTTCGTCGTGGGGCCGGCTGGACAGCCACGAACACGACCTGGTCCCGCTGTCCGACCGCGACCAGGCCGTGCGCGCCGTCGCGGGCAGCCGCGGCCTCGCGCAGGGCAATGCGCGCAGCTATGGCGACGTGTGCCTGAACCCGGACGGGCGCCTGTGGCGCATGACGGGCCTGGACCGCTTCATCGCGTTCGATCCTGCCACCGGCCGCCTGCGCTGCGAAGCGGGCGTGCTGCTGCGCAACATCCAGCGCATGAGCATCGCCCGCGGCTGGCTGCTGCCGGTCACGCCGGGCACGCAGATGATCACGGTGGGCGGCGCCATCGCCAACGACGTGCACGGCAAGAACCATCACGTGCTCGGGTCGTTCGGCGACCACGTGCTGGGCCTGCGCCTGGCGCGCACGGACGGCCGCGTGATCGATTGCGGGCCGGACATCGAGCCGGGCTGGTTCGCGGCCACCGTCGGCGGCATGGGCCTCACGGGCGTGATCGTCGAGGCCGAGCTGCAGTTGCGGCGCGTGTCCGGGCCCTGGCTCGTGACCGACACGGTCCCATACCGCAACCTCGACGAATTCTTCGCGCTGGCCGACAGCTCCGAGGCCGGCTGGGAGCAGACGGTGTCGTGGGTCGACTGCCTGTCCGGCATCGGCCGCGGCCTGTTCTTCCGCGCGAATCTCGCCGGGATTCCGGACCGCGAAGCCCAGTCCGGCCGCAAACCGAAGCGGGTGCCGTTCGTGCCGCCCGTGTCGCTCGTGAACGGCCTCTCGCTGCGCGCGTTCAACGAGACGTATTACCGCGCCAACGTGCTGAAGGCCGGCTACGCCATCGCGCACTTCGAGAAGTACACATACCCGCTGGACAACCTGCACGACTGGAACCGCATGTACGGCCCGCGCGGGTTTTACCAGTACCAGAGCGTCGTGCCGCGCGAGGCGGGACGCGTCGCGATCCAGGCGATGCTGGAAACGATCAAGGCGTCGGGGCAGGGCTCGTTCCTGGCCGTGCTGAAAACCTTCGGCGACCGCGCGAGCCGCGGCATGATGAGTTTTCCGCGGCCCGGCGTCACGTTGGCGCTGGATTTTCCGAACCGCGGCGAGCGGACGAACGCCCTGTTCGACCGCCTGGACGCCATCGTGCGCGACGCGGGCGGGCGTATCTACGCGGCCAAGGATGCGCGTATGCCGCGCGACCTGTTCGAATCGGGCTACCCGCGCCTGGCCGAATTCTTGCAATACCGCGACCCGGGCATCAGCTCGTCGATGTCGCGCCGTCTGATAGGAAGCTGA
- a CDS encoding MotA/TolQ/ExbB proton channel family protein — protein sequence MSRLPRLGLFGLLLPALPASAQGLNIASELLHGGMGIVAIGALSVLALAVTFERLVNFRIAKVAPAELAAEAETLWRAGRFDQLRERVADGDSSLARILGWMVEQRHLPAEKLAARVAEMAGVELRLQQQKAYALNVVATVAPIVGLLGTVIGMIESFHVIAFNGMGDPTLLAGGISKALVNTAAGLSVALPSLAMHHVFRNRMVGIGIALERQLNRVLDGMPARTLEVVHAH from the coding sequence ATGTCCCGATTGCCGCGCCTCGGCCTGTTTGGCCTGCTTCTCCCCGCGCTCCCGGCCAGCGCGCAGGGCCTGAACATCGCTTCCGAACTGCTTCACGGCGGCATGGGCATCGTCGCGATCGGCGCGCTGTCCGTGCTGGCGCTGGCCGTGACGTTCGAGCGGCTCGTCAACTTCCGCATCGCGAAGGTGGCGCCGGCGGAGTTGGCCGCGGAAGCCGAGACGCTGTGGCGCGCGGGACGCTTCGACCAGTTGCGCGAACGCGTGGCCGATGGCGACAGCAGCCTTGCGCGCATCCTCGGCTGGATGGTCGAACAGCGCCACCTGCCGGCCGAAAAACTGGCGGCGCGCGTGGCGGAGATGGCGGGCGTCGAACTGCGGCTGCAGCAGCAAAAGGCATATGCGCTGAACGTCGTTGCGACGGTCGCACCGATCGTCGGCCTGCTGGGCACCGTGATCGGCATGATCGAATCCTTCCACGTCATCGCCTTCAACGGCATGGGCGATCCAACCCTGCTGGCGGGCGGCATCTCCAAGGCCCTCGTCAACACGGCGGCCGGCCTGTCGGTGGCGCTGCCGTCGCTGGCCATGCACCACGTCTTCCGCAACCGCATGGTCGGCATCGGCATCGCGCTGGAGCGCCAGCTGAACCGCGTGCTGGACGGCATGCCGGCGCGCACGCTGGAGGTCGTCCATGCGCATTGA
- the rpmA gene encoding 50S ribosomal protein L27: protein MAHKKGGGTTRNGRDSESKRLGVKVYGGQAINAGGIIVRQRGTQVRPGTNVGLGKDHTLFALIDGTVKFVKQGVGSKQYVTVVAAEAVAA, encoded by the coding sequence ATGGCACACAAAAAAGGCGGCGGTACTACCCGCAACGGCCGTGACTCAGAAAGCAAACGCCTCGGCGTGAAAGTCTACGGCGGCCAGGCGATCAACGCCGGCGGCATCATCGTGCGTCAGCGCGGTACCCAGGTTCGTCCGGGCACCAACGTTGGCCTGGGCAAGGATCACACCCTGTTCGCCCTGATCGATGGCACGGTCAAGTTCGTCAAGCAAGGCGTCGGTTCGAAGCAGTACGTGACCGTCGTTGCTGCTGAAGCAGTCGCTGCTTAA
- a CDS encoding GtrA family protein → MSGVASTFASRQFLVFLLTGGFAAAVNFGSRILYNRAMPFSSAVICAYITGMITAFVLAKLFVFRESQQATHHAAGWFILVNVVAVAQTWAISMLLVKWVLPALGITAFAREIAHGVGVVVPVFTSYLGHKHFSFR, encoded by the coding sequence GTGAGCGGCGTCGCGTCCACCTTCGCCTCGCGCCAGTTCCTGGTGTTTTTGCTGACGGGCGGCTTCGCGGCCGCCGTCAACTTCGGCTCGCGCATCCTGTACAACCGCGCGATGCCGTTTTCGTCGGCCGTCATCTGCGCGTACATCACGGGCATGATCACGGCGTTCGTGCTGGCGAAGCTGTTCGTGTTCCGCGAGAGCCAGCAGGCCACGCACCATGCGGCCGGCTGGTTCATCCTCGTGAACGTCGTCGCCGTCGCGCAGACGTGGGCGATCAGCATGCTGCTCGTGAAATGGGTGCTGCCGGCGCTGGGCATCACGGCGTTCGCGCGCGAGATCGCGCATGGCGTTGGCGTCGTCGTGCCCGTGTTCACCAGCTATCTGGGGCACAAGCATTTCAGTTTTCGCTGA
- a CDS encoding NAD(P)/FAD-dependent oxidoreductase translates to MKQRIAVLGAGPMGLAVAYQLARDGHEPVVFEADDRVGGMAAHFDFSGTSIERYYHFHAISDHAFLKVLDELGLSSKMHWVATKMGYWFRNEVQEWGNPVALLKFRGLGFAAKFRYGLHAFLSTKRDDWKPLDHVEASGWIKGAVGAEAWEVLWRRLFDYKFYDYSNNLSAAWIWSRIRRIGRSRYNLFKEKLGYMDGGSATLLEAMRADIEKHGGIVRLKTPATKVVIEDGKVKGVEANGQFEAFDKVISTIPLPYVPRVMPDLPPATLDAFRSKKNIAVVCVIAKLKKPVTENFWLNTNDEEMDIPGLVEYTNLRPMGDQHIVYVPFYMPGEHPKFAEPDQAFLDKVKRYLMKINPSLKDADFVDMRASRYRYAQPICEPGYLDRLPPAKLPVGGLWVADTSYYYPEDRGISESIDFGRKMAREAGA, encoded by the coding sequence ATGAAGCAGCGTATTGCCGTCCTCGGGGCGGGGCCGATGGGCCTGGCCGTGGCTTACCAACTGGCGCGCGACGGCCACGAGCCCGTCGTGTTCGAAGCGGACGACCGCGTGGGCGGCATGGCCGCGCACTTCGATTTTTCCGGCACCTCGATCGAGCGCTATTACCACTTCCACGCGATCTCCGACCACGCCTTTTTGAAAGTGCTGGACGAGCTGGGACTGTCGTCGAAGATGCACTGGGTCGCGACGAAGATGGGCTACTGGTTCCGCAACGAGGTGCAGGAGTGGGGCAATCCGGTCGCGCTGCTGAAGTTCCGCGGCCTGGGGTTCGCGGCAAAATTCCGCTACGGCCTGCACGCATTCCTGTCGACCAAGCGCGACGACTGGAAGCCGCTGGACCACGTGGAGGCGAGCGGCTGGATCAAGGGTGCCGTCGGCGCGGAAGCGTGGGAAGTGCTGTGGCGCCGCCTGTTCGATTATAAATTCTACGACTACAGCAACAACCTGTCCGCCGCATGGATCTGGAGCCGCATCCGCCGCATCGGCCGTTCGCGCTACAACCTGTTCAAGGAAAAGCTGGGCTACATGGACGGCGGTTCCGCGACGCTGCTGGAAGCGATGCGCGCCGACATCGAGAAGCACGGCGGCATCGTGCGCCTCAAGACGCCCGCGACGAAGGTCGTGATCGAGGACGGTAAAGTGAAGGGCGTGGAAGCGAACGGCCAGTTCGAGGCGTTCGACAAGGTGATCAGCACGATCCCGCTGCCGTACGTGCCGCGCGTGATGCCCGACCTGCCGCCCGCCACGCTCGACGCATTCCGCTCCAAGAAGAACATCGCCGTCGTGTGCGTGATCGCGAAGCTGAAGAAGCCCGTGACGGAAAACTTCTGGCTCAACACGAACGACGAGGAGATGGACATCCCCGGCCTCGTCGAATACACGAACCTGCGGCCGATGGGGGACCAGCACATCGTCTACGTGCCGTTCTACATGCCGGGCGAGCACCCGAAGTTCGCGGAACCCGACCAGGCGTTCCTCGACAAGGTCAAGCGCTACCTCATGAAGATCAATCCGTCGCTCAAGGACGCGGACTTCGTCGACATGCGCGCGAGCCGCTACCGCTACGCGCAGCCGATCTGCGAGCCGGGCTACCTGGACCGCCTGCCGCCCGCGAAGCTGCCGGTGGGCGGGCTGTGGGTCGCGGACACGTCGTACTACTATCCGGAAGACCGCGGCATCTCGGAGAGCATCGACTTCGGCCGCAAGATGGCGCGCGAGGCCGGGGCGTGA
- the cgtA gene encoding Obg family GTPase CgtA translates to MKFIDEARIEVIAGDGGNGCASFRREKFRPFGGPDGGDGGRGGSIYAVADRNVNTLVDFRFSKVHTARNGEPGRGSDCYGKGAEDVYLRMPVGTLIVDDVTGEIIADLTEHEQVELLAKGGEGGWGNIHFKTSTNRAPRQKTDGKDGERRELRLELKVLADVGLLGMPNAGKSTFITAVSNARPKIADYPFTTLHPNLGVVRVSHAKSFVIADIPGLIEGAAEGAGLGHQFLRHLSRTGLLLHIVDLAPMDGKTDPVKEAKALVKELEKYDEELVNKPRWLVLNKLDVVPEDERKKVVKDFIKRMAWKGPVFEISALNREGCEDLVHAIYRHLEETRHSEQRSEETQMTEEARGISSIDPDDPRFKILED, encoded by the coding sequence ATGAAGTTTATCGACGAAGCACGCATCGAAGTCATCGCCGGCGACGGCGGCAACGGCTGCGCCTCGTTCCGCCGCGAGAAATTCCGCCCGTTCGGCGGTCCGGACGGCGGCGACGGCGGCCGCGGCGGCTCGATCTACGCAGTCGCCGACCGCAACGTCAACACGCTGGTCGACTTCCGCTTTTCCAAGGTCCACACGGCGCGCAACGGCGAGCCGGGCCGCGGTTCCGATTGCTACGGCAAGGGCGCGGAAGACGTCTACCTGCGCATGCCGGTCGGCACCCTGATCGTCGACGACGTCACCGGCGAGATCATCGCCGACCTGACGGAGCACGAACAGGTCGAGCTGCTGGCCAAGGGCGGCGAGGGCGGCTGGGGCAACATCCACTTCAAGACGTCGACCAACCGCGCGCCGCGCCAGAAGACGGACGGCAAGGACGGCGAACGCCGCGAGCTGCGCCTCGAACTGAAGGTGCTGGCCGACGTGGGCCTGCTGGGCATGCCGAACGCCGGCAAGTCGACGTTCATCACGGCCGTGTCGAACGCGCGTCCGAAGATCGCGGATTATCCGTTCACGACCCTGCACCCGAACCTCGGCGTCGTGCGCGTGTCGCATGCGAAGAGCTTCGTCATCGCCGACATTCCGGGCCTGATCGAAGGCGCGGCGGAAGGCGCCGGCCTCGGGCACCAGTTCCTGCGCCACCTGAGCCGCACGGGCCTGCTGCTGCACATCGTCGACCTCGCCCCGATGGACGGCAAGACCGACCCGGTCAAGGAAGCCAAGGCGCTCGTGAAGGAACTCGAGAAGTACGACGAGGAACTCGTGAACAAGCCGCGCTGGCTCGTGCTGAACAAGCTGGACGTCGTGCCGGAAGACGAGCGCAAGAAGGTCGTCAAGGACTTCATCAAGCGCATGGCCTGGAAGGGCCCCGTCTTCGAGATCTCGGCGCTGAACCGCGAAGGCTGCGAAGACCTCGTGCACGCGATCTACAGGCATCTCGAAGAGACGCGCCACAGCGAGCAGCGCTCGGAGGAGACGCAGATGACCGAGGAAGCGCGCGGCATCTCGTCGATCGATCCGGACGATCCCCGCTTCAAGATCCTCGAAGATTAA
- a CDS encoding SDR family NAD(P)-dependent oxidoreductase, producing the protein MPDSLQRIVIVGATSSIAEHCARLWATGHRPVEGALALTLVGRDAGRLERVAADLRVRGATVLVRTVDFSDPRAIRLLTDGIVADGMPQQVLIAHGSLPDQQQCQRDLAAAYEALDVNGVSPVLFAEAFAGHMEPVGGVITIIGSVAGDRGRRSNYVYGAAKGLVTRYAQGLQHRLAGSGSNLKVVLVKPGPTATPMTAHLPQKGLAPVEQVARQIVDGSAAGKPVVYAPGKWFVIMMIIRHLPAFVFNKMNI; encoded by the coding sequence ATGCCGGATTCCCTCCAACGCATCGTGATCGTCGGTGCGACTTCTTCGATCGCCGAGCATTGCGCGCGCCTGTGGGCGACCGGGCACCGCCCGGTCGAAGGGGCCCTCGCGCTGACCCTTGTCGGCCGCGACGCCGGCCGCCTGGAACGCGTGGCCGCGGACCTGCGCGTGCGCGGCGCCACCGTGCTTGTCCGCACCGTCGACTTTTCCGATCCGCGCGCGATCCGGCTGCTCACCGACGGCATCGTCGCGGACGGCATGCCGCAGCAGGTGCTGATCGCGCACGGCTCGCTGCCGGACCAGCAGCAATGCCAGCGCGACCTCGCTGCCGCGTACGAGGCGCTGGACGTGAACGGCGTGTCGCCCGTGCTGTTCGCGGAAGCGTTCGCCGGCCACATGGAACCCGTGGGCGGCGTCATCACGATCATCGGCTCCGTCGCGGGCGACCGCGGGCGCCGTTCGAACTATGTGTACGGCGCGGCCAAGGGCCTCGTCACGCGCTACGCGCAGGGCCTGCAGCACCGCCTGGCCGGCAGCGGGAGCAATTTGAAGGTCGTGCTGGTCAAACCGGGGCCGACGGCGACGCCGATGACGGCGCACCTGCCGCAAAAGGGCCTCGCGCCCGTCGAACAGGTCGCGCGCCAGATCGTCGACGGTTCCGCCGCCGGCAAGCCGGTCGTGTACGCGCCGGGCAAGTGGTTCGTGATCATGATGATCATCCGCCACCTGCCGGCGTTTGTCTTCAACAAGATGAACATTTGA
- the proB gene encoding glutamate 5-kinase: MKSVLQSSSRIIVKVGSSLVTNEGRGLDHEAIARWAAQISSLRSLGKEVVLVSSGAIAEGMLRLGFTSRPTDIHELQACAACGQMGLAQIYETSFRSHGVKTAQVLLTHADLADRERYLNARSTLTTLLRLGVVPIINENDTVVTDEIKFGDNDTLGALVANLIEADALVILTDQKGLYSADPRKDPSARLIEEAQAGDTSLEAMAGGAGSSIGRGGMLTKVLAAKRAARSGAHTVIAWGREDNVLTRLAHGEAIGTQLTAPTARLTARRQWMIDHLHTAGQLVLDAGAVQKLVKEGKSLLPIGVTAVRGEFGRGALVGCVDEAGNEIARGLTNYTSGEVKRIMRHSSSEIEAILGYVEAPELVHRDNLVLI, encoded by the coding sequence ATGAAATCCGTCCTCCAGTCTTCCAGCCGCATCATCGTCAAAGTCGGCTCCTCGCTCGTCACCAACGAAGGCCGCGGCCTCGATCACGAGGCCATCGCGCGCTGGGCCGCGCAGATCTCGTCCCTCCGTTCGCTCGGCAAGGAAGTCGTGCTCGTGTCCTCGGGCGCCATCGCCGAAGGCATGCTGCGCCTCGGTTTTACGTCGCGCCCGACCGACATCCACGAACTGCAGGCCTGCGCCGCATGCGGCCAGATGGGCCTCGCGCAGATCTACGAGACGAGCTTCCGCAGCCACGGCGTGAAAACGGCGCAGGTGCTGCTCACGCACGCCGACCTGGCCGACCGCGAACGCTACCTGAACGCGCGCTCCACGCTGACCACGTTGCTGCGTCTCGGCGTCGTCCCGATCATCAACGAGAACGACACTGTCGTCACGGACGAGATCAAGTTCGGCGACAACGACACCCTGGGCGCGCTCGTCGCCAACCTGATCGAGGCGGATGCCCTCGTGATCCTGACCGACCAGAAGGGCCTGTACTCGGCCGATCCGCGCAAGGACCCGTCCGCGCGCCTGATCGAGGAAGCCCAGGCCGGCGACACGTCGCTGGAAGCGATGGCCGGCGGCGCGGGCAGCAGCATCGGCCGCGGCGGCATGCTGACGAAGGTACTGGCTGCCAAGCGCGCGGCGCGCTCCGGTGCGCACACCGTGATCGCGTGGGGCCGCGAAGACAACGTCCTGACGCGCCTCGCACACGGCGAAGCGATCGGCACGCAGCTGACGGCACCGACCGCGCGCCTGACCGCGCGCCGCCAGTGGATGATCGACCACCTGCACACGGCCGGCCAGCTCGTGCTGGATGCCGGCGCCGTGCAGAAGCTGGTGAAAGAAGGTAAATCGCTGCTGCCGATCGGCGTGACGGCCGTGCGCGGCGAATTCGGCCGCGGCGCCCTCGTGGGCTGCGTGGACGAAGCGGGCAACGAGATCGCGCGTGGTCTCACCAACTACACGAGCGGCGAAGTCAAACGCATCATGCGTCATTCTTCCAGCGAGATCGAAGCCATTCTCGGCTACGTCGAGGCGCCCGAGCTGGTTCACCGCGACAACCTGGTCCTGATCTGA